A genomic stretch from Desulfolutivibrio sulfodismutans DSM 3696 includes:
- a CDS encoding PP2C family protein-serine/threonine phosphatase, translating into MTVIPSSCANAADDLLRLTRRLEKLKQCFALCGIINSTLDLPEVLERIMSTSRRAVGAETCSLLLVDESPGPGRGELVFRVAQGPMSDFLRQGFRLRRGEGLAGWACEHGKPLLIADAYADARFNPEVDRRTGYRTKTILTVPLAVRGRVIGVSQLINKEDGTPFDATDLETFSLICDQAAVAIDNARLHAEMLQKQRMDFDMELAANVQQGFIPRRPPEFHVLDVAGVNHCCDETGGDYYDFIVRRDATGASTHLVVMVGDVSGHGIPAALLMASARAFLRARLMAPGGIEEALRDVNRLLSEDLGMTGRFMTLFALEIDVTSRDIRWSRAGHDPALIYDPAADAFQELGGKGIPLGIDPGWVFCSDQMQALAAGSVVVLGTDGIWETRDPAGEMYGKDRLKNVVRTCCARTAPEIADAVMADLAAYRCGLTRRDDETVVVIKIKET; encoded by the coding sequence ATGACCGTAATTCCCTCCTCCTGCGCCAATGCGGCCGACGACCTTCTGCGACTGACGCGGCGCTTGGAGAAGCTCAAGCAGTGTTTCGCCCTGTGCGGCATCATTAATTCCACCCTGGATCTCCCCGAGGTGCTGGAGCGGATCATGAGCACCTCGCGCCGTGCCGTGGGGGCCGAGACGTGCAGCCTGCTTTTGGTGGACGAGTCCCCTGGCCCTGGCCGGGGCGAACTGGTGTTCCGGGTGGCCCAGGGCCCCATGAGCGATTTTTTGCGCCAGGGATTTCGACTGAGGCGCGGTGAGGGCTTGGCGGGCTGGGCCTGCGAGCATGGGAAGCCGCTGCTTATCGCCGACGCCTATGCCGACGCGCGCTTCAACCCAGAGGTGGACCGCCGTACGGGCTATCGCACAAAAACCATCCTCACCGTGCCCCTGGCGGTGCGGGGCCGGGTCATCGGCGTCTCCCAGCTCATCAACAAGGAGGATGGGACGCCGTTTGACGCCACGGACCTGGAGACCTTCAGCCTGATCTGCGACCAGGCCGCCGTGGCCATCGACAACGCCCGGCTGCACGCCGAGATGCTCCAAAAACAGCGCATGGATTTCGACATGGAGCTGGCGGCCAACGTGCAGCAGGGATTCATTCCCAGGCGGCCCCCCGAGTTCCATGTTCTGGATGTGGCCGGGGTGAACCATTGCTGCGACGAGACCGGCGGCGACTATTACGACTTCATTGTCCGCAGGGATGCGACAGGCGCGTCCACTCACCTGGTGGTGATGGTGGGCGACGTCAGCGGCCACGGCATTCCGGCGGCGCTTCTTATGGCCAGCGCCCGGGCCTTTCTGCGGGCCCGGCTCATGGCCCCGGGCGGCATCGAGGAGGCCCTGCGCGACGTCAATCGCCTGCTGTCCGAGGATCTGGGCATGACCGGACGGTTCATGACCCTTTTTGCCCTGGAGATCGATGTGACCTCCCGGGACATCCGCTGGTCCCGGGCCGGCCATGACCCGGCCCTGATCTACGACCCGGCCGCAGACGCCTTCCAGGAACTTGGGGGCAAGGGCATCCCCCTGGGGATCGACCCGGGGTGGGTTTTTTGCAGCGACCAGATGCAGGCCCTGGCTGCGGGCAGCGTGGTGGTGCTGGGTACGGACGGCATCTGGGAGACCCGTGATCCTGCCGGAGAAATGTATGGCAAAGATCGGCTCAAAAACGTGGTGCGGACCTGTTGCGCCAGAACGGCCCCGGAAATCGCCGATGCCGTTATGGCCGACCTGGCCGCCTACCGGTGCGGCCTGACCCGCCGCGACGATGAAACCGTTGTGGTCATCAAGATCAAGGAAACCTAG
- a CDS encoding LysM peptidoglycan-binding domain-containing protein produces the protein MTKIMIPVAMFLALLTMGCGKDDSKSFGRADLNKDGKVIFEEGVIAYPDLTVEEFRLYDKDGGGALSGEEYAVFTAARKSGTPPPAKPQPVAEQAAAPVAPPQPDPAATAQSGSPQVPSAAALAPLPTDAPGAPGALQGQIPANTVTAPSVPDATAANASPPTQSIEVASTAISPEPEKKPAGPSTISYTVQRGDSLNKIARKFKVSVKDIMTKNKIDNPDKVAAGQVLDIPLHEGAAQPGAANGPTPDMTAFVEGFFAKSSAAAPDELLALYADEVDFYKKGVVKKDFVLEDKVRYFERWPARAYTLSGTPKVTPVPGTKRTRIDAPVRYQVKNGDKSASGEALFVFEVVTDGASPRIVFEDSSVTARP, from the coding sequence ATGACCAAAATCATGATCCCCGTTGCCATGTTCCTGGCTCTGCTGACGATGGGATGCGGCAAGGACGACAGTAAATCCTTCGGCCGGGCGGATCTGAACAAGGATGGCAAGGTCATTTTCGAGGAGGGCGTCATCGCCTATCCGGACCTGACCGTTGAGGAATTTCGTCTGTACGACAAAGACGGCGGAGGGGCGTTAAGCGGCGAGGAATATGCGGTTTTTACGGCCGCCCGCAAGTCGGGTACGCCGCCGCCCGCCAAGCCCCAGCCCGTCGCCGAACAGGCTGCCGCGCCAGTCGCCCCCCCCCAGCCGGACCCGGCCGCCACGGCCCAGTCCGGCTCGCCACAGGTTCCCTCGGCGGCCGCGCTGGCCCCGCTGCCCACAGATGCGCCGGGCGCGCCGGGCGCGCTACAGGGTCAGATCCCGGCAAACACCGTCACCGCGCCCTCCGTCCCGGACGCAACAGCGGCGAACGCCTCCCCGCCGACGCAAAGCATCGAGGTGGCCTCCACCGCCATCTCCCCCGAACCCGAAAAAAAGCCCGCCGGGCCGTCGACGATTTCCTACACCGTGCAGCGCGGCGACTCCCTGAACAAGATCGCCCGCAAGTTCAAAGTCAGCGTCAAAGACATCATGACCAAGAACAAGATCGACAACCCGGACAAGGTGGCGGCAGGACAGGTCCTGGACATCCCGCTGCACGAGGGCGCCGCCCAGCCCGGCGCCGCCAATGGCCCAACGCCGGACATGACGGCCTTCGTGGAGGGGTTTTTCGCCAAAAGCAGCGCCGCCGCACCGGACGAACTCCTTGCCCTCTACGCCGACGAGGTGGATTTTTATAAAAAGGGCGTGGTCAAAAAGGACTTCGTGCTCGAAGACAAGGTCCGCTATTTCGAACGCTGGCCCGCGCGGGCCTACACCCTGTCCGGGACGCCCAAGGTCACGCCCGTGCCGGGAACCAAGCGCACGCGTATCGACGCCCCGGTGCGCTACCAGGTCAAAAACGGCGACAAATCGGCCTCGGGCGAGGCCCTGTTCGTCTTCGAGGTGGTCACGGACGGCGCATCCCCGCGCATCGTCTTTGAGGACAGCAGCGTGACCGCGCGGCCCTGA
- a CDS encoding deoxyribodipyrimidine photo-lyase produces MDINPLRTHLWRSGPGGRGPVVYWMSRDQRVGDNWALLHAFALSVSHRRPLHVVFCLADGFLGAGLRQYAFMLAGLREVAAGCAARGIRFELLRGDPGEGVAAYCRGVAAGAVVTDFDPMRVKGGWKRAVTAAVDADVYETDAHNVVPCRVASGKREYGARTLRPKIGRLLPEYLEDFPELPEHPYGERGLGGELDVAAVLAGLGADGGVPPVADILPGERAAGAALRDFVEKRLPGYAQGRNDPNTGMVSGLSPYFHFGQLAPQRAVLSVVAAGREAGQENVDAFVEECVVRRELSDNFCLHCPDYDRFEGLPDWGKRTLTAHASDRREFVYSREDFARGLTHSDLWNAAQAQLRETGRMHGYMRMYWAKKILEWSSTPQEALDTAVWLNDRFALDGRDPNGYVGVLWSVGGLHDRPWTERPVYGQVRYMNERGCRRKFDVDAYIAAHLPALPGASG; encoded by the coding sequence ATGGACATCAATCCCCTCCGCACGCATCTGTGGCGTTCCGGTCCTGGCGGCCGGGGTCCGGTGGTCTATTGGATGAGCCGCGACCAGCGGGTTGGCGACAACTGGGCTCTGCTGCACGCCTTTGCCCTGTCGGTGTCGCACCGTCGGCCGTTGCATGTGGTGTTTTGTCTAGCGGACGGGTTCCTGGGCGCGGGCCTGCGGCAGTACGCCTTCATGTTGGCGGGGCTGCGCGAGGTGGCGGCCGGATGCGCGGCGCGCGGCATACGTTTCGAGCTTTTGCGGGGCGACCCGGGGGAGGGGGTGGCGGCCTATTGCCGGGGGGTTGCGGCGGGGGCGGTGGTGACGGATTTCGATCCGATGCGGGTGAAGGGAGGCTGGAAGCGGGCGGTAACGGCGGCGGTGGACGCGGACGTTTACGAGACGGACGCCCACAATGTGGTTCCCTGCCGGGTGGCGTCGGGCAAGCGGGAATACGGGGCGCGGACGCTTCGGCCGAAGATCGGGAGGCTTTTGCCGGAATATCTCGAGGATTTCCCCGAGCTGCCGGAGCATCCTTACGGCGAGCGGGGGCTTGGGGGGGAGCTTGACGTAGCGGCGGTGCTGGCCGGGCTTGGCGCGGATGGCGGCGTGCCGCCGGTGGCGGACATCCTGCCCGGGGAACGGGCGGCGGGGGCGGCGCTACGGGATTTTGTCGAGAAGCGGCTGCCGGGCTATGCCCAGGGCCGAAACGATCCCAATACGGGGATGGTGTCCGGGCTGTCGCCGTATTTTCATTTCGGGCAGCTTGCGCCCCAGCGGGCGGTGCTCTCGGTTGTGGCCGCAGGCCGCGAGGCGGGCCAGGAGAACGTGGACGCCTTTGTGGAGGAATGCGTGGTTCGGCGGGAGTTGTCGGACAATTTCTGCCTGCATTGTCCGGATTATGATCGTTTCGAGGGCCTGCCGGACTGGGGGAAGAGGACGCTTACGGCTCATGCTTCGGATCGGCGGGAATTTGTGTACAGCCGGGAGGACTTCGCGCGGGGTCTGACGCATTCGGATTTGTGGAACGCGGCCCAGGCCCAGTTGCGGGAGACGGGCCGGATGCATGGCTACATGCGCATGTATTGGGCCAAAAAGATACTGGAATGGTCGTCCACGCCTCAGGAGGCTCTGGACACGGCGGTGTGGCTCAACGACCGGTTCGCCCTTGATGGCCGCGACCCCAACGGCTACGTGGGGGTGCTGTGGTCCGTGGGAGGGTTGCATGACCGGCCCTGGACCGAGCGTCCGGTCTACGGCCAGGTGCGGTACATGAACGAGCGCGGTTGCCGCCGGAAATTTGACGTGGATGCCTACATCGCGGCCCATCTCCCCGCTCTGCCGGGCGCATCCGGATAA
- a CDS encoding integrase core domain-containing protein, which translates to MPWKKVETMEERARFIVEAARRSEPFSEICQRFGISRETGYKWVRRFQDRGSVEEFSRAPRNCPHKTSDAIIEKILLLRETYPYWGPKKLSQLLFDKYGICDPPAPSTIGAILKRHGFISESRKIRRKSAGRLRRYDLLSPQDTNDVWAIDYKGWFRLGDRSICYPLTITDMHSRYVLACKGYARQTLENTKSAMENVFCDYGLPQAIRVDNGTPFGSSGIGGFTQLSVWWIQLGIIVDFIEPGKPEQNGSHERMHKTLKLESTMPPQDSLSEQQKKFDSWRHRFNYERPHEALGQKTPSSIYRRSLRSFPREAPQFSYPPYFESRFVRSDGMFNWKGGQVFIGEAYGRNRIGLIQNYDGRWLVYAGDILIGGLISEEPKHVVPVRRLIG; encoded by the coding sequence ATGCCCTGGAAAAAGGTCGAGACCATGGAAGAACGAGCTCGGTTCATCGTTGAGGCAGCGCGCAGAAGCGAACCGTTTTCTGAAATCTGCCAGCGGTTCGGGATCAGCCGTGAGACGGGGTATAAATGGGTCCGGCGTTTTCAAGATCGAGGCAGCGTCGAGGAGTTTAGCCGTGCCCCGAGAAACTGCCCCCACAAAACGTCTGATGCGATCATTGAGAAAATATTATTGCTTCGTGAGACGTATCCGTATTGGGGCCCGAAAAAGCTATCACAACTTCTATTTGATAAATACGGAATTTGTGATCCTCCAGCACCAAGCACAATTGGCGCAATATTAAAGCGTCATGGGTTTATATCAGAATCGAGAAAAATTCGGCGCAAGTCTGCTGGACGTTTGCGACGGTATGATTTGTTGTCTCCTCAAGATACGAATGACGTCTGGGCTATTGATTATAAAGGATGGTTCCGACTTGGCGACAGGAGTATATGCTATCCACTAACGATAACAGACATGCACAGTAGGTATGTTCTGGCATGCAAGGGATATGCTCGCCAGACACTCGAAAATACAAAATCGGCCATGGAAAACGTATTTTGTGACTATGGGTTGCCTCAGGCAATCCGAGTGGACAACGGGACGCCTTTCGGCTCCAGCGGGATAGGTGGATTTACACAACTTAGTGTTTGGTGGATTCAATTAGGCATCATCGTTGATTTCATAGAGCCAGGGAAGCCGGAGCAAAACGGTAGCCACGAGCGAATGCATAAAACGTTGAAGCTTGAGTCAACAATGCCGCCACAGGATAGTCTTTCAGAACAGCAAAAGAAGTTTGATAGTTGGCGGCACCGGTTCAATTATGAGCGCCCACATGAGGCGTTAGGGCAGAAGACGCCAAGTTCGATATATCGTCGGTCTTTGCGTTCTTTTCCCCGTGAGGCTCCACAGTTCAGCTATCCGCCATACTTCGAAAGTCGCTTTGTTCGTAGCGATGGGATGTTCAACTGGAAAGGCGGCCAGGTATTTATCGGGGAGGCCTACGGGAGAAATCGAATCGGGCTGATCCAGAATTATGACGGTAGATGGCTGGTGTACGCCGGGGATATTCTCATCGGGGGATTGATCTCCGAAGAGCCGAAACATGTGGTCCCGGTGAGGCGCTTGATCGGGTAA
- a CDS encoding DEAD/DEAH box helicase, whose translation MSFASFELHPLLLSNIESLGYTAPTPIQTEAIPPVMEGRDVMGLAQTGTGKTAAFLLPILNRLARRQPPKRRAIKALIVAPTRELAEQIHDAVRELGHRVGVKSLTVYGGVGMSPQIQGLRRGVDIVVACPGRLLDHMRQGHVDFSALDTLVLDEADHMFDMGFLPDIRAILEKLPAKRQTLLFSATMPGSIRALADDILTEPVTVRIGNQAPAATVEHAVYPVTPSRKTPLLMELLTQAKSESVIVFTRTKHKAKGLAELLCKSGCRAACIQGNLSQRQRQAALDGFKAGTYRVLVATDIAARGIDVSKVGHVINFDIPDTPDAYTHRIGRTGRAECQGQAHTLITREDMSMVRAIEHAMGKPLPRRELEGFAPTPQEYRAQPSESRETYNRNRRPGGGYGNGRGHSRPAGQKPAYRPAARREAQA comes from the coding sequence TTGAGCTTTGCCTCTTTCGAACTGCATCCCCTGCTTTTGTCCAACATCGAATCCCTGGGCTACACCGCCCCCACCCCCATCCAGACCGAGGCCATCCCGCCGGTCATGGAAGGCCGCGACGTCATGGGCCTGGCCCAGACCGGAACCGGCAAGACCGCCGCGTTCCTTTTGCCCATCTTAAACCGCCTGGCCCGCCGCCAGCCCCCCAAGCGCCGCGCCATCAAGGCCCTCATCGTCGCCCCCACCCGCGAACTGGCCGAGCAGATCCACGACGCCGTGCGTGAACTGGGCCACCGCGTGGGCGTCAAAAGCCTCACGGTCTACGGCGGCGTGGGCATGAGCCCCCAGATCCAGGGCCTGCGCCGTGGCGTGGATATCGTCGTGGCCTGCCCCGGACGCCTCCTCGACCACATGCGCCAGGGCCACGTGGATTTCTCCGCCCTGGACACCCTTGTCCTGGACGAGGCCGACCACATGTTCGACATGGGCTTTCTCCCCGACATCCGCGCCATCCTGGAAAAACTCCCGGCCAAACGCCAGACCCTGCTCTTCTCCGCCACCATGCCCGGCAGCATCCGCGCCCTGGCCGACGACATCCTGACCGAGCCGGTCACCGTGCGCATCGGCAACCAGGCCCCGGCCGCAACCGTGGAGCACGCCGTCTACCCGGTCACCCCGAGCCGCAAAACCCCGCTGCTCATGGAGCTTTTGACCCAGGCCAAGTCCGAGTCGGTCATCGTCTTCACCCGCACCAAGCACAAGGCCAAGGGACTGGCCGAACTGCTGTGCAAGTCCGGCTGCCGCGCCGCCTGCATCCAAGGCAACCTGTCCCAGCGCCAACGCCAGGCCGCCCTCGACGGCTTCAAGGCCGGAACCTACCGCGTCCTGGTGGCCACGGACATCGCCGCCCGGGGCATCGACGTCTCCAAGGTCGGACACGTCATCAACTTCGACATCCCCGACACCCCCGACGCCTACACCCACCGCATCGGCCGCACCGGCCGCGCCGAATGCCAGGGCCAGGCCCATACCCTGATCACCCGCGAAGACATGTCCATGGTCCGGGCCATCGAACACGCCATGGGCAAACCCCTGCCCCGCCGCGAACTCGAAGGCTTCGCGCCCACGCCGCAGGAATACCGCGCCCAGCCCTCCGAGTCGCGCGAAACCTACAACCGCAACCGCCGCCCCGGCGGCGGATACGGCAACGGACGCGGCCACAGCCGCCCGGCCGGTCAGAAACCTGCCTACCGCCCGGCAGCGCGCCGCGAGGCCCAGGCGTAA
- a CDS encoding BrnT family toxin codes for MLGLIGRRQTNTSCKYFAQGYDAGCFSWVRFVLVSLKNDGILTGIRGISSYMIQEIEWDPAKAAANNRKHGVSFDQAALAFRDMFAVEWIDTRTCYGEERVILVGTSEGRILTVVYTERGDRIRIISARRATKDEQDRYYRENGQ; via the coding sequence GTGCTCGGGTTGATCGGTCGCCGCCAAACAAACACTTCTTGCAAATATTTTGCGCAAGGGTACGATGCTGGATGTTTTTCTTGGGTTCGTTTCGTGTTGGTGTCATTAAAAAATGATGGAATCTTGACAGGCATACGGGGAATCAGTAGTTATATGATTCAGGAAATCGAATGGGATCCAGCCAAGGCTGCCGCGAATAACCGAAAGCATGGGGTGAGCTTCGATCAGGCGGCCCTGGCGTTTCGCGACATGTTCGCGGTGGAATGGATCGACACGCGTACGTGTTATGGTGAGGAACGCGTTATTCTCGTCGGGACAAGTGAGGGGCGGATATTGACGGTGGTGTATACCGAACGGGGAGACCGTATTCGTATTATTTCCGCGCGAAGGGCGACGAAAGATGAGCAAGACAGATATTATCGTGAAAATGGACAGTGA
- a CDS encoding helix-turn-helix domain-containing protein, giving the protein MDSEGRLHRVGPDGGLEPVAVAPVAEMDEADIVAAAVADADNPPITPQDVARLRRVPRTKTLRRALGLTQDEFAARYHIPLGTLRDWEQGRTEPDQATRAYLRVIANDPEGTRRALEGAHG; this is encoded by the coding sequence ATGGACAGTGAGGGGCGGTTGCACCGCGTGGGGCCGGACGGCGGGTTAGAACCTGTCGCGGTTGCGCCTGTGGCGGAAATGGATGAGGCGGATATCGTCGCTGCCGCTGTGGCCGACGCCGACAATCCGCCGATCACGCCGCAGGACGTGGCGCGGCTTCGCCGCGTGCCGCGCACCAAGACCCTGCGCCGGGCGCTGGGGCTGACCCAGGATGAGTTTGCGGCGCGGTATCATATACCGCTTGGGACGCTGCGGGACTGGGAACAGGGCCGCACGGAGCCGGATCAGGCGACCCGGGCGTACCTTCGCGTTATCGCCAACGATCCGGAAGGGACGCGGAGGGCGTTGGAGGGGGCGCATGGTTGA
- the mazG gene encoding nucleoside triphosphate pyrophosphohydrolase — translation MNNDTPLKELLDVIDSLLGPGGCPWDQAQTPETLCDYIIEESFELVDCIRAGDSPGALEEIGDVLFLLLFASRLYEKKGAFTLADVFGAEAAKMIRRHPHVFADLTLKNREELLRNWERIKRAEKKEGAGLYDSLPKGLPPLLKAYRIHSKAARVGFTWESDADMKHALEKERMEFEMAVAAGDEARMAEEFGDYLFSLAEYGRRLGLKANSCLDDANKKFLGRFRGMEALAKERGLDIATLTLAEWNGLWDEVKKDSAP, via the coding sequence ATGAACAACGACACCCCTTTGAAAGAACTGCTCGACGTCATCGACTCCCTGCTCGGCCCCGGCGGCTGTCCCTGGGACCAGGCCCAGACCCCGGAGACGCTGTGCGACTACATCATTGAAGAGTCCTTCGAACTGGTGGACTGCATCCGGGCGGGCGACTCGCCGGGGGCCCTGGAGGAGATCGGCGACGTGCTGTTCCTTCTGCTCTTCGCCTCCCGCCTCTACGAGAAAAAAGGGGCCTTCACCCTGGCCGACGTGTTCGGGGCCGAGGCCGCCAAGATGATCCGCCGCCATCCGCATGTTTTCGCCGACCTGACGCTCAAAAACCGCGAGGAGCTTTTGCGCAACTGGGAGCGCATCAAGCGGGCCGAGAAAAAGGAAGGCGCCGGGCTCTACGACAGCCTGCCCAAGGGCCTGCCGCCGCTTCTCAAGGCCTACCGCATCCACTCCAAGGCCGCCCGGGTGGGGTTCACCTGGGAGTCGGACGCGGACATGAAGCATGCCCTGGAAAAGGAGCGGATGGAGTTTGAGATGGCCGTAGCGGCTGGCGACGAGGCGCGCATGGCCGAGGAGTTCGGCGACTACCTGTTCTCGCTGGCCGAATACGGCCGCCGCCTGGGGCTGAAGGCCAATTCCTGCCTGGACGACGCCAACAAGAAGTTTCTCGGCCGGTTTCGGGGCATGGAGGCCCTGGCCAAGGAGCGGGGGCTCGATATCGCCACGCTGACGCTGGCGGAGTGGAATGGGTTGTGGGATGAGGTGAAGAAGGACAGTGCGCCCTGA
- a CDS encoding CvpA family protein, with translation MNIADLVLLLAWGFFFLRGYLRGLVKEVGSLAALFAGFYAAANYHQEVTPYLSGHISGNYAQIAAYLLVFTAALLGVWFLVLALSRLVSITMTQWADKLFGGAFGLAKGVLLAAVVFFIMTTLGHKPDFLASSRLVPFVEKAGNLVSGYVPPDIKAKLQTAAEEVPKALETVKSPAAGKPSAAPKAAAPAKTPDPSPPKKP, from the coding sequence ATGAATATCGCCGATTTGGTCCTGCTCCTGGCGTGGGGATTTTTTTTCCTGCGGGGCTATCTGCGTGGCCTGGTCAAGGAAGTGGGCTCCCTGGCCGCCCTGTTCGCCGGGTTCTATGCGGCGGCCAACTACCACCAGGAGGTCACGCCCTATCTTTCGGGCCACATCTCCGGCAACTACGCCCAGATCGCGGCCTATCTCCTGGTCTTCACCGCCGCCCTGCTCGGGGTCTGGTTCCTGGTCCTGGCCCTGTCCCGGCTGGTGAGCATCACCATGACCCAGTGGGCCGACAAGCTCTTCGGCGGGGCCTTCGGCCTGGCCAAGGGCGTGCTTTTGGCCGCCGTGGTTTTTTTCATCATGACCACCCTTGGCCACAAGCCGGACTTTCTGGCCTCCTCGCGCCTTGTTCCCTTTGTGGAAAAGGCCGGGAACCTCGTGTCCGGATACGTGCCCCCGGACATCAAGGCCAAGCTGCAAACCGCCGCCGAAGAGGTGCCCAAGGCTCTGGAAACGGTAAAATCCCCGGCAGCGGGCAAACCCTCGGCCGCGCCCAAGGCGGCCGCCCCTGCCAAAACCCCCGACCCGTCACCCCCAAAGAAGCCATGA